In Firmicutes bacterium ASF500, a single genomic region encodes these proteins:
- the rsxB_2 gene encoding Ion-translocating oxidoreductase complex subunit B: MHTFETKIQELKTSVLTEVARLTWEDKLSSGILDVPEKIIPGPEASLRCCIYKERAIINSRVKMAMGGDKSNPSVVEVLPIACDECPVTEMTVGDACRGCLATRCVHACPKDAITIVNHRASIDHSKCITCGKCVSACQYSAIVKNQRPCEKGCPAKAISMGPNKKASIDINECISCGNCVYQCPFGAIQDKSWIVDAIHMIQGGAHWGYKTYAVIAPSIAGQFAPATYGQVVAGIKQLGFSGVAEVALGADMVADRESEELVEKGVLTSSCCPGFVGYVKKKHPELNQYVSHTPSPMVMIGLHLKEKEPDAKVVFIGPCVAKKKEFQLGRTMNAIDCVLTYEELFALFQSRDIDLEKLEAASLDEASGYGRNFARSGGVAEAVVQTLKEKGSDFEVKAVPCSGTAACEMALMKLKLGRLEGNFIEGMACEGGCVQGAGCLVRSPKNKIDVEKHAKEAEGRGVVQAVNTAKGIETPKPAKEKKPAAKA; encoded by the coding sequence ATGCATACATTTGAAACAAAAATTCAGGAGCTGAAGACCTCTGTACTCACCGAGGTGGCCCGTCTGACCTGGGAGGATAAGCTCTCGTCCGGTATTCTGGACGTGCCCGAGAAGATCATCCCCGGCCCCGAGGCCAGCCTGCGCTGCTGCATCTACAAGGAGCGGGCCATTATCAACAGCCGCGTGAAGATGGCTATGGGCGGCGACAAGAGCAACCCCAGCGTGGTGGAGGTCCTGCCTATCGCCTGCGACGAATGCCCCGTCACCGAGATGACGGTGGGCGACGCCTGCCGGGGCTGTCTGGCCACCCGCTGTGTCCACGCCTGCCCCAAGGATGCCATCACCATCGTCAACCACCGGGCCAGCATTGACCACAGCAAATGTATCACCTGCGGCAAATGCGTCAGCGCCTGCCAGTACAGCGCCATTGTGAAGAACCAGCGCCCCTGCGAGAAGGGCTGTCCCGCCAAGGCCATCTCCATGGGCCCGAACAAGAAGGCCTCCATCGACATCAACGAGTGTATCTCCTGCGGCAACTGCGTCTATCAGTGCCCCTTCGGCGCGATTCAGGACAAGTCCTGGATTGTGGACGCCATCCACATGATCCAGGGCGGGGCCCACTGGGGCTATAAGACCTACGCGGTGATTGCCCCCTCCATCGCCGGCCAGTTCGCCCCCGCCACCTACGGACAGGTGGTGGCCGGCATCAAGCAGCTGGGCTTCTCCGGCGTGGCCGAGGTGGCCCTGGGCGCCGACATGGTGGCCGACCGGGAGTCTGAGGAGCTGGTGGAGAAGGGCGTGCTCACCTCCTCCTGCTGCCCGGGCTTTGTGGGCTATGTGAAGAAGAAACACCCCGAGCTGAACCAGTACGTCTCCCACACCCCCTCCCCCATGGTCATGATCGGCCTGCATCTGAAGGAGAAAGAGCCCGACGCCAAGGTGGTCTTCATCGGCCCCTGTGTGGCCAAGAAGAAGGAGTTCCAGCTGGGCCGCACCATGAACGCCATCGACTGCGTGCTCACCTATGAGGAGCTGTTCGCCCTGTTCCAGTCCCGGGACATCGATCTGGAGAAGCTGGAGGCGGCTTCCCTGGACGAGGCCAGCGGCTATGGCCGCAACTTCGCCCGCAGCGGCGGCGTGGCCGAGGCCGTGGTACAGACCCTGAAGGAGAAGGGCTCCGACTTCGAGGTGAAGGCCGTTCCCTGCAGCGGTACCGCCGCCTGCGAGATGGCCCTGATGAAGCTGAAGCTGGGCCGTCTGGAGGGCAACTTTATCGAGGGCATGGCCTGCGAGGGCGGCTGCGTCCAGGGCGCCGGCTGTCTGGTCCGGAGCCCCAAGAACAAGATCGACGTGGAGAAGCACGCCAAGGAGGCTGAGGGCCGGGGCGTGGTTCAGGCGGTGAACACCGCCAAGGGCATCGAGACCCCCAAGCCCGCCAAGGAGAAGAAGCCCGCCGCCAAGGCGTAA
- the btuD_5 gene encoding Vitamin B12 import ATP-binding protein BtuD — protein MALSVDIRKKLGKFQLQVQFEAGDERLALLGASGCGKSLTLRCVAGIVRPDAGKIVLDGVTLFDSAAGVDLPPQRRRVGYLFQQYALFPNMTVRQNIAAAVRDRAAQEETVSTLLRRFRLEELAGLKPGQLSGGQQQRTALARILASQPQVLLLDEPFSALDSYLKSQLELELMETLDQFPGTVLWVSHDRGEVFRSCQRVCVIDGGQSQPVQDLSQLFHAPGTEAAARLSGCKNFADALPRGDEVYLPAWDLTLRCGRPVPPDTVRAGVRARFIRPAGGPGENTFPCAVARVVEDVFSTIVILRPEGSAPDAPPLRMELDKMAWRALPDRERLTVQIAPRDILLFRH, from the coding sequence GTGGCGCTCTCGGTGGACATTCGAAAAAAGCTGGGAAAATTCCAGCTCCAGGTCCAATTTGAGGCCGGGGACGAGCGGCTGGCCCTCCTGGGGGCCTCGGGCTGCGGGAAGTCGCTGACGCTGCGCTGTGTGGCCGGGATTGTCCGGCCCGACGCGGGAAAAATCGTCCTGGACGGCGTCACCCTCTTTGACAGCGCGGCGGGCGTCGACCTCCCGCCCCAGCGCCGCCGGGTGGGCTATCTCTTCCAGCAGTACGCCCTGTTCCCCAACATGACAGTCCGGCAGAACATCGCCGCCGCCGTCCGGGACCGGGCCGCGCAGGAGGAGACTGTCTCCACCCTCCTCCGCCGCTTCCGCCTGGAGGAGCTGGCGGGGCTGAAACCGGGACAGCTGTCCGGAGGCCAGCAACAGCGGACCGCCCTGGCCCGCATTCTGGCCTCCCAGCCCCAGGTCCTCCTTTTGGACGAGCCCTTTTCCGCCCTGGACAGCTATCTCAAATCCCAGCTGGAGCTGGAGCTGATGGAGACGCTGGACCAGTTTCCTGGTACAGTCCTCTGGGTCTCCCACGACCGGGGGGAGGTGTTCCGCAGCTGTCAGCGGGTGTGCGTCATAGACGGAGGACAATCCCAGCCGGTCCAGGACCTGTCCCAGCTCTTCCACGCTCCGGGGACCGAGGCCGCCGCCCGGCTGTCCGGCTGCAAGAACTTCGCCGACGCCCTCCCTCGGGGGGATGAGGTCTACCTCCCCGCATGGGACCTGACCCTGCGCTGCGGCCGTCCCGTCCCGCCGGACACCGTCCGGGCGGGGGTGCGGGCCCGCTTCATCCGGCCCGCCGGAGGCCCGGGGGAGAACACCTTCCCCTGCGCCGTGGCGCGGGTGGTGGAGGACGTATTCAGCACCATCGTGATTCTCCGCCCGGAGGGGTCCGCCCCGGACGCCCCGCCGCTGAGGATGGAGCTGGACAAAATGGCCTGGCGGGCCCTCCCGGACCGGGAACGGCTCACCGTCCAGATTGCCCCCAGGGATATTTTATTGTTTCGCCATTGA
- the rnfC_2 gene encoding Proton-translocating ferredoxin:NAD(+) oxidoreductase complex subunit C: MTHSFFGGVYPATRKDITRRKPMARLAQTPREIVIPLIMCADGPSTPIVGPGDPVLVGQPIARRGETGAAAHASVSGRVSAIENRPHPWGGLSPAIIIQNDERNEPYDGRLPPLDPRQLTVEQLVERVEASGIVGMGGGVFPTWVKLARSAGKIDTLIVNAAECEPYVTADYRLLLERSEHILRGAQTLARCLGCERVVLVTEGDKLSAVEAVERRLRRRGGGRVQILAVRTRYPLGAEKQIIQTVTGREVPPNGSPLDVKCAVFNVATVYAIHDALFQGRPLTHRAVTVTGGAVTRPRNMWVPIGTPLRHLLETCGGLREETDRILTGGPMMGIALQSLDAPVMKDTNSLVCLTGWEHKPDTPPGGCIRCGKCVAACPMHLAPVFIRLALEHQDLKKLARFHLEDCNSCGCCSFICPAQIPLVETVNHASIFLKKGVAEQ; this comes from the coding sequence ATGACCCATTCCTTTTTCGGCGGGGTGTACCCCGCCACCCGAAAAGATATCACCCGGCGCAAGCCCATGGCCCGCCTGGCCCAGACGCCCAGGGAGATCGTCATCCCCCTGATTATGTGCGCCGACGGCCCCTCCACCCCCATCGTCGGCCCCGGCGACCCCGTCCTGGTGGGTCAGCCCATCGCCCGGCGGGGAGAGACGGGGGCGGCGGCCCACGCCAGCGTCTCCGGCCGGGTCAGTGCCATTGAGAACCGACCCCACCCCTGGGGGGGCCTCTCCCCCGCCATCATCATCCAGAACGACGAGCGGAACGAGCCCTACGACGGCCGCCTGCCCCCCCTGGACCCCCGTCAGCTCACCGTGGAGCAGCTGGTGGAGCGGGTAGAGGCCTCCGGCATCGTGGGGATGGGGGGCGGCGTGTTCCCCACCTGGGTCAAGCTGGCCCGGTCCGCCGGGAAGATCGACACCCTCATTGTCAACGCCGCCGAGTGCGAGCCCTACGTCACCGCCGACTACCGCCTGCTGCTGGAGCGCAGCGAGCACATACTCCGGGGAGCCCAGACCCTGGCCCGCTGTCTGGGCTGTGAACGGGTGGTCCTGGTCACCGAGGGGGACAAGCTCAGCGCCGTGGAGGCGGTGGAGCGCCGCCTGCGCCGCCGGGGCGGCGGACGGGTTCAGATTCTGGCCGTCCGCACCCGCTACCCCCTGGGCGCGGAAAAGCAGATCATCCAGACCGTCACCGGGCGGGAGGTCCCCCCCAATGGCTCCCCCTTGGACGTGAAATGCGCCGTGTTCAACGTGGCAACCGTCTACGCCATCCACGACGCCCTCTTTCAGGGCCGTCCCCTCACCCACCGGGCGGTGACCGTCACCGGCGGGGCGGTGACCCGGCCCCGGAATATGTGGGTCCCCATCGGCACCCCTCTGCGCCACCTGCTGGAGACCTGCGGCGGACTGCGGGAGGAGACCGACCGCATCCTCACCGGCGGGCCCATGATGGGCATCGCCCTCCAGAGCCTGGACGCCCCGGTGATGAAGGACACCAACAGCCTGGTCTGCCTCACCGGCTGGGAGCACAAGCCGGACACCCCGCCGGGGGGGTGCATCCGCTGCGGCAAGTGCGTGGCCGCCTGTCCCATGCACCTGGCCCCCGTCTTTATCCGGCTGGCGCTAGAGCATCAGGACCTGAAAAAGCTGGCCCGCTTCCACCTGGAGGACTGCAACTCCTGCGGCTGCTGTTCCTTCATCTGTCCCGCCCAGATCCCCCTGGTGGAGACGGTAAACCACGCCTCTATTTTTCTGAAAAAGGGGGTGGCGGAGCAATGA
- a CDS encoding IS1595 family transposase ISFiba1, with amino-acid sequence MAKSKRYPLGTFMKEFSNEAKCREYLANLRWPGGFVCPKCGCHHACLLSNGRYQCAECHHQNSVTAGTVLHRTHMPLTQWFLAFYFVSQDKRGISAVALMSVLGTTYKTAWYMLMRIRTAMGQRDKIHQLNGTIEFDDTYFGGPTVGKKRGRGTEKAKVFVAVSLDESGNPLYTKMRVTQNIKRTSVKKFAQAAFVQGSTIHSDGYGSYIPALEGYAHEHKPYAPHSGLLHWLHIVISNAKAFILGTYHGLPKKHLQAYLDEYCFRFSRRDFGPRLLERLVLAIGASAWLS; translated from the coding sequence ATGGCAAAGAGTAAGCGGTATCCTCTGGGAACTTTCATGAAAGAGTTTTCCAACGAGGCAAAATGCCGGGAGTACCTGGCAAATCTGCGGTGGCCGGGCGGGTTTGTCTGCCCTAAATGCGGCTGTCACCACGCTTGCCTGCTATCCAACGGCCGGTATCAATGTGCTGAGTGCCACCACCAGAACTCAGTGACAGCGGGAACGGTGCTCCATAGGACCCATATGCCGCTGACGCAGTGGTTTTTGGCATTCTACTTTGTCAGCCAGGATAAGCGGGGCATCTCAGCCGTTGCGCTGATGTCGGTGCTGGGAACGACTTATAAAACCGCATGGTATATGCTCATGCGTATCCGTACCGCTATGGGTCAGCGGGACAAAATCCATCAGCTCAATGGGACCATTGAATTTGACGACACCTACTTTGGCGGGCCAACTGTTGGGAAAAAACGGGGCCGGGGTACGGAAAAGGCGAAGGTTTTTGTGGCTGTGTCTTTGGATGAGAGTGGAAATCCTCTCTATACCAAGATGCGGGTCACGCAGAATATCAAGCGGACCTCTGTCAAAAAATTTGCCCAAGCTGCGTTTGTCCAGGGCAGTACGATCCACAGTGACGGTTACGGGAGTTATATCCCGGCTCTGGAGGGCTATGCCCATGAGCACAAACCCTACGCCCCCCATTCGGGCCTGCTCCATTGGCTGCACATCGTAATCAGTAACGCCAAGGCGTTCATCCTGGGTACTTACCATGGCCTGCCTAAAAAGCACCTCCAAGCCTACCTTGACGAATATTGCTTCCGCTTTAGCCGCCGTGACTTTGGCCCCCGCCTCCTGGAGCGCCTGGTCTTAGCTATTGGTGCTTCTGCTTGGCTGAGTTAA
- the rnfA_2 gene encoding Ion-translocating oxidoreductase complex subunit A, whose amino-acid sequence MNTALELTGVALAALLSENLLLVSSMGIGTHTESFQKPQEALRTGASLTLVMVLAALCAWPLNYFVLVRFGMEHFRVLAFALLIPGLVAALRAFFRTCVPELSRRMDEHLASIATNCAALGSALLVVQRSYSLGSALVFALCGGVGVTLALASFASLQNEVDLDRCPRSFQGVPIQLITAGLMAMALMGYYGLYLD is encoded by the coding sequence TTGAACACCGCTTTAGAGCTGACCGGGGTGGCGCTGGCCGCCCTGCTGTCGGAAAACCTGCTGCTGGTCTCCTCCATGGGCATCGGCACCCACACCGAATCCTTCCAGAAGCCCCAGGAGGCCCTGCGCACCGGGGCAAGCCTCACTCTGGTGATGGTGCTGGCCGCGCTGTGCGCCTGGCCCCTCAACTATTTCGTCCTGGTCCGCTTCGGAATGGAGCACTTCCGGGTGCTGGCCTTCGCCCTGCTCATACCCGGCCTGGTGGCCGCTCTGCGCGCCTTCTTCCGGACCTGCGTCCCCGAGCTGTCCCGGCGGATGGACGAGCATCTGGCCTCCATCGCCACCAACTGCGCCGCCCTGGGCTCCGCCCTGCTGGTGGTCCAGCGCAGCTACAGCCTGGGCTCTGCCCTGGTCTTCGCCCTGTGCGGCGGCGTGGGGGTCACGCTGGCCCTGGCCAGCTTCGCCAGCCTCCAGAACGAGGTGGACCTGGACCGCTGTCCCAGGTCCTTCCAGGGCGTCCCCATCCAGCTGATCACCGCCGGCCTGATGGCAATGGCCCTGATGGGCTACTACGGCCTCTATCTGGACTGA
- the rsxD gene encoding Ion-translocating oxidoreductase complex subunit D, whose product MSVFTPKRLSPQLRQPSTTRVMMLDMLVALTPALGMAVFFFGVRVLALCAVSIVSCVLFELLYRLLTRQSMTISDLSACVTGLLLALSLPVSAPYWVPVMGAAFAIVVVKQFYGGLGRNFMNPALAGRMLAGTMPVLMTTWPQPLHRLSLTAVDAVSAPTPMSYLHEGALPPQGLDMMLLGQRGGCMGEVSAFMLLLGLGYLLLRRVISFRVPGGYLGTVALFSLLSAPSGVSPWVWAAYQLMGGGLLMGAIFFATDPATSPVTPRGQVAYGIGCGLLTLLLRFHSPYPEGVGWAILTMNCLVWLLDRLGLPRRFGIGNFAATKAFLVQTWANLAEIKFVMPKLTVTLPQPKEGQAPGEAYLDLLRAASRTFLPLVLVLAVTGGVIHSVRQFTDLDTARAAVQAQQEVLSQAMPQASVGAETPYRATGALSITAGYDGEGHLVGYCVAVQSQGFAGPITMTVGVDLNGTVTGVAVTSHSEDLRVGGEAMTPEALARYVGRSGTIRPSGDNAVDAVSGATATSKAITAGVNRALNIVANLDTSGGVTYEDTE is encoded by the coding sequence ATGAGCGTCTTTACCCCCAAGCGCCTGTCCCCCCAGCTGCGTCAGCCCTCCACCACTCGGGTGATGATGCTGGACATGCTGGTGGCCCTCACCCCCGCCCTGGGGATGGCCGTATTTTTCTTCGGCGTCCGGGTGCTGGCCCTGTGCGCTGTGTCCATCGTCTCCTGCGTCCTCTTCGAGCTGCTCTACCGGCTGCTCACCCGGCAGTCCATGACCATCAGCGATCTGTCCGCCTGTGTCACCGGCCTGCTGCTAGCCCTGAGCCTACCCGTCAGCGCCCCCTACTGGGTCCCCGTGATGGGGGCCGCCTTCGCCATCGTGGTGGTCAAGCAGTTCTACGGAGGCCTGGGCCGGAATTTTATGAACCCCGCTCTGGCCGGGCGGATGCTGGCCGGCACCATGCCCGTGCTCATGACCACCTGGCCCCAGCCCCTTCACCGGCTGTCCCTGACGGCGGTGGACGCGGTGTCCGCCCCCACCCCCATGTCCTACCTCCACGAGGGGGCGCTGCCCCCCCAGGGACTGGACATGATGCTCCTGGGCCAGCGGGGGGGCTGTATGGGAGAGGTGTCCGCCTTTATGCTCCTGCTGGGACTGGGCTATCTGCTCCTGCGCCGGGTCATCTCCTTCCGGGTCCCGGGGGGATATCTGGGCACTGTCGCCCTCTTCTCCCTGCTCTCCGCCCCCAGCGGGGTATCCCCCTGGGTGTGGGCCGCCTACCAGCTTATGGGCGGCGGTCTGCTTATGGGAGCCATCTTCTTCGCCACCGACCCCGCCACCTCCCCGGTCACCCCCCGGGGTCAGGTGGCCTACGGCATCGGCTGCGGCCTGCTCACCCTTCTGCTCCGGTTCCACAGCCCCTACCCCGAGGGGGTGGGCTGGGCCATCCTCACCATGAACTGCCTGGTGTGGCTGTTGGACCGGCTGGGTCTGCCCCGGCGGTTCGGCATCGGAAACTTCGCCGCCACCAAGGCCTTCCTGGTCCAGACCTGGGCCAATCTGGCGGAGATCAAGTTTGTCATGCCTAAGCTGACCGTCACCCTGCCCCAGCCCAAGGAGGGCCAAGCCCCCGGCGAGGCCTATCTGGACCTGCTGCGCGCCGCCTCCAGAACCTTCCTGCCCCTGGTGCTGGTGCTGGCCGTCACCGGCGGCGTGATCCATAGCGTCCGGCAGTTTACCGACCTGGACACCGCCCGGGCGGCGGTCCAGGCCCAGCAGGAGGTGCTGTCCCAGGCCATGCCCCAGGCCTCTGTGGGGGCTGAGACCCCCTACCGGGCCACCGGAGCCCTGTCCATCACCGCCGGGTACGACGGCGAGGGCCATCTGGTGGGCTACTGCGTGGCGGTTCAGAGCCAGGGCTTTGCCGGTCCCATCACCATGACGGTGGGCGTGGATTTGAACGGCACCGTCACCGGCGTGGCGGTGACCAGCCACAGCGAGGACCTACGGGTGGGCGGCGAGGCCATGACCCCCGAGGCCCTGGCCCGGTATGTGGGCCGGTCGGGCACCATCCGCCCCTCGGGCGACAACGCCGTGGACGCCGTATCCGGCGCCACCGCCACCTCCAAGGCCATCACCGCCGGAGTCAACCGGGCGCTGAATATCGTGGCCAATCTGGACACCTCGGGAGGAGTCACCTATGAAGACACCGAATAA
- the mog gene encoding Molybdopterin adenylyltransferase, translating into MFQAAVLTVSDRSFRGERPDEGGPLVAGLLEGAGFSVVKTAVVPDEQVQIEDALREISDSGAVQLLVTTGGTGFSPRDVTPEATLAVCQRMTPGIPEAMRYASMRVTSRAMLSRAQAGIRGGTLIVNLPGSPKAARENLEAVLPALSHGLEMLSGRPADCAKL; encoded by the coding sequence ATGTTTCAAGCCGCCGTGTTAACGGTCAGCGACCGCAGTTTTCGGGGGGAGCGCCCCGACGAGGGCGGGCCGCTGGTGGCCGGTCTCCTGGAGGGGGCGGGCTTTTCCGTGGTAAAGACCGCCGTCGTCCCCGACGAGCAGGTTCAGATCGAGGACGCCCTGCGGGAGATTTCCGACAGCGGGGCGGTCCAGCTTCTGGTCACCACCGGCGGGACCGGCTTCTCCCCCCGGGACGTGACCCCGGAGGCCACCCTGGCCGTCTGCCAGCGCATGACCCCCGGCATCCCGGAGGCTATGCGGTACGCCTCCATGCGGGTGACCAGCCGGGCGATGCTCTCCCGGGCCCAGGCGGGCATCCGGGGCGGGACGCTTATCGTCAATCTGCCCGGCTCCCCCAAGGCCGCAAGGGAAAATTTGGAGGCTGTCCTGCCCGCCCTGTCTCACGGCCTGGAGATGCTCTCTGGCCGTCCCGCCGACTGCGCCAAACTTTAA
- the modB gene encoding Molybdenum transport system permease protein ModB gives MDWYPLFNSLRIAAISTAAVFFLGIAAAQWIARLPRGVKGALDVILTLPLVLPPTVVGWLLLMLLGPKRPLGAWVQEALGVRLVMTWQSAIFATVVVAFPLMYRTARGAFESFDQNLADAGRTLGRSNSWVFWRVQMPCCKQGVLAGTVLAFARALGEYGATSMLAGYTPGRTATISTTVYQLWRTGDDPGAMRWVLVNLAISAVFLLAISLLEHRRERR, from the coding sequence ATGGACTGGTATCCCCTGTTCAACTCCCTGCGCATCGCGGCCATCTCCACAGCGGCGGTGTTCTTTTTGGGAATCGCCGCCGCCCAGTGGATTGCCCGCCTGCCCCGGGGCGTGAAGGGGGCGCTGGACGTAATTCTCACCCTGCCCCTGGTCCTGCCGCCCACGGTGGTGGGCTGGCTGCTGTTGATGCTGCTGGGGCCCAAGCGGCCTCTGGGGGCCTGGGTCCAGGAGGCGTTGGGGGTCCGGCTGGTAATGACTTGGCAGTCGGCCATCTTCGCCACGGTGGTGGTGGCCTTCCCCCTGATGTACCGCACCGCCCGGGGGGCCTTTGAGAGTTTTGACCAAAACCTGGCCGACGCGGGCCGCACCCTGGGCCGGTCCAATTCCTGGGTCTTTTGGCGGGTCCAGATGCCCTGCTGCAAACAGGGCGTCCTGGCCGGGACGGTGCTGGCCTTTGCCCGGGCGCTGGGGGAGTACGGAGCCACCTCCATGCTGGCGGGGTACACCCCGGGCCGCACCGCCACCATCTCCACCACCGTCTATCAGCTCTGGCGCACCGGGGACGACCCAGGGGCGATGCGCTGGGTGCTGGTGAATCTGGCCATTTCGGCGGTTTTCCTGCTGGCCATCAGCCTGCTGGAACACCGGCGGGAGAGGAGGTGA